A stretch of the Hypomesus transpacificus isolate Combined female chromosome 12, fHypTra1, whole genome shotgun sequence genome encodes the following:
- the gpd2 gene encoding glycerol-3-phosphate dehydrogenase, mitochondrial isoform X1: MAFRKALKHTAIIGSGAVATIFGLSQLSEYRKTQHEWARLASVAAEGDLKVQYPEELPSRQALLSALQDTDEFDVLVVGGGATGSGCALEAVTRDLKTAMVERSDFSSGTSSRSTKLIHGGVRYLQKAIMKLDYEQYMMVKEALHERSNLLHIAPHLSAPLPIMLPVYTWWQLPYYWAGIKMYDLVAGAQCLKSSYVLSKTKALELFPMLKKDRLVGAIVYYDGQHNDARMNLAIALTATRHGAAVANYTEVVRLLKKNDPETGKEVVCGARCRDVITGQEFDVRAKCVINATGPFTDSLRKMDDQKNENICQPSAGVHIVIPGYYSPDNMGLLDPATSDGRVIFFLPWEKMTIAGTTDSPTSVTAHPIPTEEDINFILTEVRNYLSPDVEVRRGDVLAAWSGIRPLVTDPNSKDTQSICRNHIVNVSDSGLVTIAGGKWTTYRSMAEETLDAAVKAHGLKATPSKTVGLLLEGGKDWTPTMYIRLVQDYGLENEVAQHLAATYGGRAFDVAKMAHVTGKRWPIVGKRLVSEFPYIESEVLYAMKEYACTAIDVIARRTRLGFLNVQAADEALPRIVEIMGKELDWSEQRRTEELEAAKKFLYHEMGYRSRSEQITKTSEITLDAQEVARYQKRFHKFDKECKGFITTVDVQRVLKNINVHIDENALHEILNEVDLNKNGQVEIDEFLQLMSAVKKGQVSDSRLALLLKSAEESLDLRAPVSVDRSGGGV; this comes from the exons CATGAATGG gCCCGGCTGGCCTCGGTGGCAGCGGAGGGGGACCTTAAGGTGCAGTACCCAGAGGAGCTGCCCTCTCGCCAGGCCCTGCTGTCCGCCCTGCAGGACACGGACGAGTTTGACGTCCTCGTCGTCGGCGGAGGGGCCACAGGCTCTGGGTGTGCCTTAGAGGCCGTCACGCGCG ACCTTAAGACGGCCATGGTGGAAAGGAGCGATTTCTCCTCAGGCACCAGCAGCAGAAGCACCAAGCTCATCCATGGCGGCGTGCGCTACCTCCAGAAGGCCATCATGAAGCTGGACTACGAGCAG TATATGATGGTAAAAGAAGCCCTTCACGAGAGATCCAACCTGCTGCACATCGCCCCTCATCTTTCAGCCCCACTACCCATCATGCTGCCTGTATACAC ATGGTGGCAGCTGCCATACTACTGGGCAGGGATCAAGATGTATGACCTGGTGGCCGGGGCCCAGTGTCTGAAGAGCAGCTACGTCCTCAGCAAGACCAAGGCCCTGGAGCTCTTCCCTATGCTCAAGAAGGACAGGCTGGTGGGAGCTATCGTTTACTATGACG GGCAGCACAACGACGCCCGGATGAACCTGGCCATCGCCCTCACCGCCACCAGGCACGGTGCCGCCGTGGCCAACTACACCGAGGTGGTGCGGCTGCTGAAGAAGAACGACCCGGAGACGGGCAAGGAGGTGGTGTGCGGTGCACGCTGCAGGGACGTCATCACAG GGCAAGAATTTGATGTCAGAGCCAAATGTGTCATTAATGCCACGGGTCCCTTCACGGACTCTCTGAGGAAGATGGACGACCAGAAGAATGAGAACATCTGCCAGCCCAGTGCTGGGGTCCACATAGTCATCCCTGGATACTACAG tccgGACAACATGGGTCTGCTGGACCCCGCCACCAGCGATGGGCGTGTCATCTTCTTCCTGCCCTGGGAGAAGATGACCATCGCCGGGACGACTGACTCGCCCACCAGCGTGACGGCTCATCCCATCCCCACGGAGGAGGACATCAACTTCATCCTGACAGAGGTCCGCAACTACCTCAGCCCGGATGTGGAGG TGCGGAGAGGGGATGTTTTGGCAGCGTGGAGTGGGATACGACCCCTGGTCACGGACCCCAACTCCAAAGACACGCAGTCCATCTGCAGGAACCACATCGTCAACGTGAGCGACAGCGGCCTGGTCACCATCGCTGGGGGGAAGTGGACCACATACCGCTCCATGGCCGAGGAGACCCTGGACGCAGCAGTGAAAGCCCATGGTCTCAAGGCCACGCCCAGTAAGACTGTGGGACTGCTGCTGGAAGGGGGCAAGGACTGGACCCCAACCATGTACATCCGACTGGTACAGGACTACGGCCTGGAAAATGAG GTGGCCCAACACCTGGCCGCCACGTACGGGGGACGGGCGTTTGATGTGGCCAAGATGGCACACGTCACCGGGAAGAGGTGGCCGATCGTGGGCAAGAGGCTGGTATCGGAGTTCCCTTACATCGAGAGCGAG GTGTTGTATGCCATGAAAGAGTACGCCTGCACGGCCATCGACGTGATCGCTCGGCGCACGCGACTGGGCTTCCTTAACGTGCAGGCGGCTGACGAGGCTCTTCCACGCATCGTGGAGATCATGGGCAAGGAGCTGGACTGGAGCGAGCAGAGGAGGACG gaggagctggaggcagcGAAGAAGTTCCTCTATCATGAGATGGGCTACAGGTCCCGGTCTGAACAGATCACCAAAACATCAGAGATCACCTTGGACGCACAGGAAGTGGCCAG GTATCAGAAACGCTTCCACAAATTTGACAAAGAGTGTAAAGGTTTTATCACCACCGTGGATGTCCAGAGAGTCTTAAAG AATATCAACGTCCATATTGATGAGAACGCCCTCCACGAAATACTCAACGAAGTGGACCTCAACAAAAATGGACAGGTGGAAATCGACGAGTTCTTACAG ctgaTGAGTGCTGTGAAGAAGGGTCAGGTGTCTGACAGCCGGTTGGCCCTCCTTCTGAAGAGTGCTGAGGAGAGTCTGGACCTGAGGGCCCCTGTGTCTGTGGACCGCAGCGGGGGAGGGGTCTAA
- the gpd2 gene encoding glycerol-3-phosphate dehydrogenase, mitochondrial isoform X2 has protein sequence MAFRKALKHTAIIGSGAVATIFGLSQLSEYRKTQARLASVAAEGDLKVQYPEELPSRQALLSALQDTDEFDVLVVGGGATGSGCALEAVTRDLKTAMVERSDFSSGTSSRSTKLIHGGVRYLQKAIMKLDYEQYMMVKEALHERSNLLHIAPHLSAPLPIMLPVYTWWQLPYYWAGIKMYDLVAGAQCLKSSYVLSKTKALELFPMLKKDRLVGAIVYYDGQHNDARMNLAIALTATRHGAAVANYTEVVRLLKKNDPETGKEVVCGARCRDVITGQEFDVRAKCVINATGPFTDSLRKMDDQKNENICQPSAGVHIVIPGYYSPDNMGLLDPATSDGRVIFFLPWEKMTIAGTTDSPTSVTAHPIPTEEDINFILTEVRNYLSPDVEVRRGDVLAAWSGIRPLVTDPNSKDTQSICRNHIVNVSDSGLVTIAGGKWTTYRSMAEETLDAAVKAHGLKATPSKTVGLLLEGGKDWTPTMYIRLVQDYGLENEVAQHLAATYGGRAFDVAKMAHVTGKRWPIVGKRLVSEFPYIESEVLYAMKEYACTAIDVIARRTRLGFLNVQAADEALPRIVEIMGKELDWSEQRRTEELEAAKKFLYHEMGYRSRSEQITKTSEITLDAQEVARYQKRFHKFDKECKGFITTVDVQRVLKNINVHIDENALHEILNEVDLNKNGQVEIDEFLQLMSAVKKGQVSDSRLALLLKSAEESLDLRAPVSVDRSGGGV, from the exons gCCCGGCTGGCCTCGGTGGCAGCGGAGGGGGACCTTAAGGTGCAGTACCCAGAGGAGCTGCCCTCTCGCCAGGCCCTGCTGTCCGCCCTGCAGGACACGGACGAGTTTGACGTCCTCGTCGTCGGCGGAGGGGCCACAGGCTCTGGGTGTGCCTTAGAGGCCGTCACGCGCG ACCTTAAGACGGCCATGGTGGAAAGGAGCGATTTCTCCTCAGGCACCAGCAGCAGAAGCACCAAGCTCATCCATGGCGGCGTGCGCTACCTCCAGAAGGCCATCATGAAGCTGGACTACGAGCAG TATATGATGGTAAAAGAAGCCCTTCACGAGAGATCCAACCTGCTGCACATCGCCCCTCATCTTTCAGCCCCACTACCCATCATGCTGCCTGTATACAC ATGGTGGCAGCTGCCATACTACTGGGCAGGGATCAAGATGTATGACCTGGTGGCCGGGGCCCAGTGTCTGAAGAGCAGCTACGTCCTCAGCAAGACCAAGGCCCTGGAGCTCTTCCCTATGCTCAAGAAGGACAGGCTGGTGGGAGCTATCGTTTACTATGACG GGCAGCACAACGACGCCCGGATGAACCTGGCCATCGCCCTCACCGCCACCAGGCACGGTGCCGCCGTGGCCAACTACACCGAGGTGGTGCGGCTGCTGAAGAAGAACGACCCGGAGACGGGCAAGGAGGTGGTGTGCGGTGCACGCTGCAGGGACGTCATCACAG GGCAAGAATTTGATGTCAGAGCCAAATGTGTCATTAATGCCACGGGTCCCTTCACGGACTCTCTGAGGAAGATGGACGACCAGAAGAATGAGAACATCTGCCAGCCCAGTGCTGGGGTCCACATAGTCATCCCTGGATACTACAG tccgGACAACATGGGTCTGCTGGACCCCGCCACCAGCGATGGGCGTGTCATCTTCTTCCTGCCCTGGGAGAAGATGACCATCGCCGGGACGACTGACTCGCCCACCAGCGTGACGGCTCATCCCATCCCCACGGAGGAGGACATCAACTTCATCCTGACAGAGGTCCGCAACTACCTCAGCCCGGATGTGGAGG TGCGGAGAGGGGATGTTTTGGCAGCGTGGAGTGGGATACGACCCCTGGTCACGGACCCCAACTCCAAAGACACGCAGTCCATCTGCAGGAACCACATCGTCAACGTGAGCGACAGCGGCCTGGTCACCATCGCTGGGGGGAAGTGGACCACATACCGCTCCATGGCCGAGGAGACCCTGGACGCAGCAGTGAAAGCCCATGGTCTCAAGGCCACGCCCAGTAAGACTGTGGGACTGCTGCTGGAAGGGGGCAAGGACTGGACCCCAACCATGTACATCCGACTGGTACAGGACTACGGCCTGGAAAATGAG GTGGCCCAACACCTGGCCGCCACGTACGGGGGACGGGCGTTTGATGTGGCCAAGATGGCACACGTCACCGGGAAGAGGTGGCCGATCGTGGGCAAGAGGCTGGTATCGGAGTTCCCTTACATCGAGAGCGAG GTGTTGTATGCCATGAAAGAGTACGCCTGCACGGCCATCGACGTGATCGCTCGGCGCACGCGACTGGGCTTCCTTAACGTGCAGGCGGCTGACGAGGCTCTTCCACGCATCGTGGAGATCATGGGCAAGGAGCTGGACTGGAGCGAGCAGAGGAGGACG gaggagctggaggcagcGAAGAAGTTCCTCTATCATGAGATGGGCTACAGGTCCCGGTCTGAACAGATCACCAAAACATCAGAGATCACCTTGGACGCACAGGAAGTGGCCAG GTATCAGAAACGCTTCCACAAATTTGACAAAGAGTGTAAAGGTTTTATCACCACCGTGGATGTCCAGAGAGTCTTAAAG AATATCAACGTCCATATTGATGAGAACGCCCTCCACGAAATACTCAACGAAGTGGACCTCAACAAAAATGGACAGGTGGAAATCGACGAGTTCTTACAG ctgaTGAGTGCTGTGAAGAAGGGTCAGGTGTCTGACAGCCGGTTGGCCCTCCTTCTGAAGAGTGCTGAGGAGAGTCTGGACCTGAGGGCCCCTGTGTCTGTGGACCGCAGCGGGGGAGGGGTCTAA